In Haematobia irritans isolate KBUSLIRL chromosome 1, ASM5000362v1, whole genome shotgun sequence, a genomic segment contains:
- the LOC142221198 gene encoding glyoxylate reductase/hydroxypyruvate reductase-like encodes MEILKRVYVTRSDVAIVGLDLLKKECNVTTWSEPKPVPRQELLKQIQGKDALFCTLTNRIDAEVIEKAGPQLKCISTLSVGYDHIDLEECKKRGIRVGYTPVVLTDATAELTLALILATNRRLIEANKEVYNGGWKSWAPSWMCGQGLKGARIGLFGFGRIGLEIARRLVPFKPSLITYTTRSKRPKEANQVSASYVSFEEMLSESDFIIVCCPLTPETKEIFNSSAFDKMKSNCIFINISRGGVVDQLALYKALKERRILSAGLDVTTPEPLPLNDPLLTLDNIVILPHIGTAETNTRAEISRVTAMNILAGLNGSQMI; translated from the exons ATGGAAATCCTCAAAAGAGTATATGTAACCAGATCGGATGTGGCCATTGTTGGCTTGGACTTATTGAAAAAGGA ATGTAACGTGACAACATGGTCCGAACCAAAACCGGTTCCACGTCAAGAACTCTTAAAACAAATCCAGGGAAAAGATGCCCTTTTCTGCACGTTGACGAATAGAATAGATGCAGAAGTAATTGAGAAGGCTGGCCCTCAATTGAAGTGTATTTCTACTCTATCAGTTGGTTATGATCACATAGATCTTGAGGAGTGTAAAAAGCGAGGGATTCGAGTTGGCTATACTCCCGTTGTATTGACTGATGCAACTGCTGAACTCACATTAGCTCTGATATTGGCAACAAATAGACGTCTGATAGAGGCCAACAAGGAGGTTTACAACGGCGGATGGAAGTCATGGGCTCCTAGTTGGATGTGCGGCCAAGGTTTGAAGGGGGCTCGTATAGGCCTAtttggttttgggcggattggtCTAGAAATTGCCAGACGTTTAGTGCCTTTTAAACCCTCCCTTATTACCTACACTACACGTTCGAAACGTCCTAAAGAGGCCAACCAGGTATCTGCTTCCTATGTTTCCTTTGAAGAAATGCTAAGTGAATCAGATTTCATCATTGTCTGTTGTCCTCTAACACCtgagacaaaagaaattttcaacagCTCGGCTTTTGATAAAATGAAAagtaattgtatttttatcaatatatccCGTGGAGGAGTAGTAGATCAACTAGCCCTATACAAAGCCTTAAAAGAACGACGCATATTATCTGCCGGTTTGGATGTCACAACACCAGAACCCTTACCTTTAAATGACCCACTATTGACATTGGACAATATTGTTATTTTGCCACATATTGGAACTGCCGAAACCAATACACGTGCAGAAATATCTAGGGTAACAGCGATGAATATTTTAGCCGGACTTAACGGTTCACAAATGATATAA